The following are from one region of the Nicotiana tabacum cultivar K326 chromosome 3, ASM71507v2, whole genome shotgun sequence genome:
- the LOC107773694 gene encoding rab GTPase-activating protein 22-like produces the protein MGNSMIAACKNGKFSLEEVDSYFPVRTECQADVPKTFFRPKVGKTLSERRWNAAFSQEGYLDIAGVLRRIQRGGIHPSIKGAVWEFLLGCFDPNSTFEERNELRQRRREQYAAWKSECQKIVPVIGSGKFTTNAIVTDDGQPTEHSNTSSDAQNTNSALPVDNGVCDKKVIQWKLNLSQIGLDVVRTDRALVFFENQANQAKLWDVLAVYAWMDKDIGYVQGMTDICSPMVILLENEADAFWCFEHAMLRLRENFKCTANSIGVQSQLSTLAQIVKTVDPKLHQHLEELDGGEYLFALRMLMVLFRRELSFVDALYLWEVMWAMEYNPKIYSLYDNTREQLPELVYDGKVNDKQLKQYGKFERKKVRTGATKQNDALAIFLVASVLETKKKRLMKEAKGLDDVVQIVGEITGNLDAKKALNKALKVHKKVLEQGKFLYSPFSAQTHTHTSKKKGKRRKDLSYIL, from the exons GTAGGAAAAACTCTCAGTGAAAGAAGATGGAATGCTGCATTCTCTCAAGAGGGTTACTTGGATATAGCAGGTGTTCTTAGACGAATCCAACGAGGg GGGATTCATCCATCAATAAAAGGGGCTGTCTGGGAGTTCTTGCTGGGTTGTTTTGATCCCAATAGCACATTTGAGGAAAGAAATGAGCTTAGACAACGGCGAAG AGAGCAGTATGCTGCATGGAAATCTGAATGCCAAAAGATTGTACCAGTGATTGGCAGTGGGAAATTTACCACAAATGCTATAGTCACTGATGATGGTCAACCTACAGAGCATTCGAACACTTCCAGTGATGCACAAAATACTAACAGTGCCCTGCCGGTCGATAATGGCGTTTGTGACAAGAAAGTTATTCAGTGGAAGCTTAACTTGTCCCAAATTG GTCTGGATGTTGTTCGCACAGATCGTGCTCTTGTATTTTTTGAGAATCAAGCTAATCAGGCAAAACTCTGGGACGTGCTTGCTGTCTATGCATGGATGGATAAAGATATTGGTTATGTTCAAG GGATGACTGACATTTGCTCCCCAATGGTTATTCTACTTGAGAATGAAGCAGATGCATTCTGGTGCTTCGAACATGCAATGCTTAGATTG CGAGAAAATTTCAAGTGCACCGCAAATTCAATAGGAGTGCAATCTCAACTAAGTACCCTTGCACAAATTGTTAAAACTGTTGATccgaagcttcatcaacaccttG AGGAGTTAGATGGTGGAGAATATCTATTTGCGTTACGCATGCTGATGGTACTTTTCCGCAGAGAGCTCTCATTTGTCGATGCACTCTATCTTTGGGAG GTGATGTGGGCCATGGAGTACAACCCAAAGATATATTCATTGTATGACAACACACGGGAACAACTTCCCGAGCTGGTATATGATGGTAAAGTAAATGATAAGCAGCTAAAGCAGTATGGCAAATTTGAGAGGAAAAAAGTGAGAACTGGTGCAACAAAACAGAATGATGCCCTTGCCATTTTCCTAGTTGCAAGTGTTCTTGAGACCAAGAAAAAGCGGCTTATGAAAGAGGCAAAGGGCCTAGATGATGTTGTCCAG ATTGTGGGTGAGATAACTGGGAATTTGGATGCAAAGAAAGCACTAAATAAGGCTCTGAAGGTTCATAAGAAAGTACTTGAACAAGGCAAGTTTCTTTATTCACCGTTCTCtgcacaaacacacacacacacctcaaagaaaaaaggaaaaagaagaaaggatttaagttatatactcTGA